The window TGTGCTCATTTTATACAATGTCAATGTACAAATCATGCAAAAGATATAGATAAATATTATCACCACACATTTCTAGATGTGTTCtgttattttggaaatatttgttgaataatgtTAGTCATGATGCCATGCCCTGCATAATTTATGCATCCTTATGGCTTAAACACATtgaatgcttaaaaaaaagaaagatggccttaatttttttctaaatatatttattcagTATATTATTCAGAATGGAAAACTAAATATAGATTATAAATTGCCTTATAGATTCAATCACTGTGTTTTAATAGCTGCTTTCTCATAAAACTGCACAAAGATTTAAAGAATTCAATCATCTTTATtgatttcataaaaaaataatttaaaagttgaTTTATAGTACACAGACACaatatattatctcaaccccCTTACTGATTTCATGAGATATAATTTGTTCTGCAATCATTCTAAAACAGTTCATACACGTGACTCTGATGCCAAGAAGTCTGTGATGTTTCAGACCAAATCCAAAATAAGAACTTCTTGGGTTTTCAAAATTTGAGCTAAGATTCTAAAAATGCAATACCGACCTACTACCGCACCTAAAGGGGTTAAGCTAACATCAAAATTATAGTTGAAGCTAACAAAATGCAGGTACTGTATTTTAACTGCCTAACTACATTGTCAAATGTACAAGTACAGCTAATGAGACAGGTGCAACATAGTGTACAGTGTATAAGGTAGGCACAATGattttgaataaaatatattctcCTTAACCAAGGATCTGTTGCTTTCACTTACAATTAGAATCTCCAAATAACCACAGATActtaaagttttctttaaaaaataaacatgtacacCTTTCAGCAGATGAGTATGAGATAGCCAGTATAATACAGCAACCTTTGAGACAGCGGCAGGTACACTGCCTCCCGTTGACAATTGTATAGaaactttgaaacattttcaaagcatCACCACATTGAATGAAAGGCATCATTCCAACGAGCTTTTATCCCTAGATCATGGATGCAGCTTTCTGGTTCCTCCTGTAAGTGTCTACTTAAGATTCCTCAATCCATACTTTATTGACAGGATAAACTAAAGTACTTTCTTTAAGACTTTGCATCTTTATCTTGTCAGTATGCATTAGGAGCCCTTTAATCCATGAATGCATGTGTGCATGATAATGGCATATTAAAAGTCTCCATGAAACTATTGATGAAAACAAGCTGTGGAGCACACATACTTTCTTTCAAGATCAGAAAGCAATGATTTGTttggattttaatatttatataaagtTTTCACAGATATtgtcatgaaaattaaaattatacattAAGGTTTTAAGAGCACCAGCACATACTTATGGAGACATATTTTACTATTAAAAGATCTCCCAATTAcctatatgtatgaatatatacccaaacacacacacacacacacacacacacacacacacacacacccttcccagAAAGccaagcttatttttttaaacttggaacCACCACCTAAAGCCCTGAAATTAGTGGTTAATAAGGGGCTATTATAACTTTCACCATTTATAACATTTTATAAACTGCACCAAAATATCTGCCACTTGAAGTTCATGAAGAATGTCTACATTCACCTTCTCGGGTGTCTTACTAATTAGTACAATAAGTTATGATCGAAGGCAATGTGTTTCAGGATTATCATTTTGCTAGTCAAGGTCTCCTAAGTCATTGGATTTCACACATTATCGAACAATTCATTCCTTGGACCACTTTTCACTTGGACTTAACAGCACACACAAACACGGGGGCATATCATTAGTAACTGCAGACTGTGGACTCATTTGAGACCAATGTAAGCATTTTACAGTGTGGCTTTCAGAGCCAAGATCACCATGATGTTTACGGTTCTACTAGATTATCTGATAGTAGTCAGAATAATGAAAGAACAGGATACTGATGCATACAAGATACTGTTAACATTactcactatttttttaaatacttgtaGTGAAAACTATTTGAATTAAGCTCATAGAATCCTGAAAAGCAAGACAACTGATGGTAAGTAACAATTGCCCCAGACACAATACTATAAAACTAAGGAACCTATTTTAGAATGCACAATTGGTAACAAATCTGAAGGTAATATGCTAAATCCACAAGAATAGCACAGAACTAGTtgtttctatgtatttttatgtttttttctgtttttaaattacaCCTGATCACAAAGACCAGACTATTTCTGTACACACCAGTTTCAGTTTCATTTAGTACTGTTTTCTGTCCAAATTTGTACTTACTGATAAATTCATTGTGATCAGGGAAATAAGTCAGgcatattaaatacatattaagGAGTACATATTTTCCTATTTAGTATACAAAGTACTTCATAAATATGAATTATGTTACAAAAATAGCTTTGGGTGCGCTCACATGGTAAGCACTTCACTAATTTTGGACAACCTTTTAGGATTGTGGGTATTTCACATAACTGAGAACAAACTCTAGTAATAATTTGAGCCATGTTTAATTATGATAAATATCACGTTTTTTTTTATCACCACAAATGCTATGTAACTCacgttgattattttcttttaggcTTTATGTATAGACAGGTAATGCTTAAAgtgttcaaatttattttatagttATGTAATGCATGGTATATTTTCAACAAGTATTTGCACAATTGAACATTATAAATCCAGCGATTTCAAGATGCAGGTCATAAAGATTACCGATTTATAAATACTATCGAATGTTCTCTctttgcatgcttttttttttttttacttttcagatTATCTTTACACAGAGTTGTTACAATGCCACAAATCAAAAGGATTATTCCAGTTCCACCAACTTAGTCTACGTGCAAGATGAAGAACCCAGTTGAGGTACAAACACTGGTACCAGTTTTCTTGAGTTTGCTTTACAAAGCACGAAGAGACGAAGGTTTTGCTTTGGGATACAAAACAGACTTGCCTCTTGAGGTTAAATTCAGTCTATTATGTGTATAAAGCATCCCTTTGGCAATAGAGTTTGCAGTATCCCCACAGGACTCCACAGTATAGGTTTTATGTAGCAAAATCTATTAAGGAAATTCTCTTCTAGTTGACACATCTTTGTAGCTACAGTTAATGAGACACTCTTGGAAACACTTGCCTCTATGCCTATTGATAATATGATATTTGGAAGTTAGAAGTCAACAAAAGGCACTTTCATCATTAAATAAATGTCCTCTGCACAAAGTAAGATTGCATAACCTATATCTTGTTCAAAGCTGTTTGCTCTTCAAGGACCTGTAGGTAGTCAGGGGAACTCTGAAGTTTTGCCTTCAGTTCAAAATACTCGCTTTTCCTTTGCTCCACAACAATTTTACTGTGGTTGCCACCTATCAGTGACTTTTTGGATTTTTTGTCTTGTTGCTTTTCTGGGTAGCGGATCTCAAAGCCACTGACACCTATGCTATTATACTCCTTTTTGCTTTCAAGAAAATTCTGAATAAACACATTAGAATCTCTACTAGGGAATAATTCATCCAGCTCATCAATTGTGCTCAGTCTCTTCCTGCTATCCATGTGTAATAAATCTTTCTCCTTGTCGGTAGCATTTCTCATAATGACTTTCTGTCCTGGCGGATCTGAAAACATGAAGCCAGTTTCCGACTCCTTCAAGCCACAGGTGTGGCTCTTGCTCATCTGTTCGatggtttggggaatgaatgctTCTGTGCTCAGTCCGTCTTTTTTGTTGGCTTTGTGGTCATGCTTCCTTAGCTGCAGCTGCACAGAGCCACACTCGGGATTTCCCAAGCCTTCATGCTTCGCAGCAGGTTTCTTGTTGCGTCGCAGCACAAAGACAAGCAGGCAAAAAGCAACAAACACAGTCAAAATGAGGACTACTAAGATACTTAAGATTAAAATAGACAGAGGCACTGGACCACCAGGGGGACTTCGAAAGGGACCCAATGGTGTGCTGAAGGTAATGGCAGGGGCAGGGCTTGTGAATGGAGCAGATGGCTTGTTTAAAAGTTTGGGACATAAGATTTCATTTTTGAGGGACTTCAGCTCGATGTTGGCAAACTGCACAGGCGTCTCACATTTCAACTCCTTCACAACAATCCCTTCGTTCAACTTCTCCAGCCACAGCTTTAACGCCACTAAGTCACAAGTGCAATCCCATGGGTTGCCCTCCAAGTCAATCTGTGTGAGAGAATGTAGTTGATCAAGCACCCCACTGACAGGTAGGTACATGAATTTGTTGTTCCTCAGATTCAGTCGGGCAAGGGGAGCTCCTGCAAAAATGTAAACAGGTAAGCTTTTTAACAGGTTATTGTTCAAGTATAGTAACTGCAAGTTTGGCATTGAGTCAAAAGTGCCTGCTAAAATTTCCTTGATCAAATTGTATTCCAAATATAGATACTGCAGGTTATGAAGGCCTGAAAATATCTCTGGATAGAGTCTTTCTATCTGATTGCCATTGAGGTACAGCCTGCGCAAATTAGTGAGATTGTGGAATACGTCCCCCTTGATCATTGTAATCTGATTGCTGCCCAGATGGAGCAAATCCAGTCCTTCAAATTCAGTGAAATCTGAAATGTCCACATCTTGAATGCCATTGCCATTGACATGCAACTTCTTGGCATTTAAAGGTTTTGGTATCAGTTCAGACATGGactgtatatttttttcttggcAGTTCACGCTCAGTCCCAAATCTGAAGGATGTGTTTTGCAAGAGCACGGTGCCGGGCAAGGTGTCAGAGGAGGCACCCTTGTTTGATAAGACACAATCTGACTGAGATTGCGGTTAGAGAGCGACTTGCCTGCCACAATTCCAGAGATCTTGGAAGGATTTGTTGTCTTCGGTGGCTTGGTCACTAATCTGTGCAAGGAGGTTTGTGTGGTGTGACCGTTGGGAGTGGTGTAGCCATTTTCCAGTTGAGATGGAGGCAAGATGCGTACATCAAAATCACTGCCTGTACCCATGGGACATAATTCTTGTTTGTTGGTTTCTTTTAAGAGCCTTCCATATAAGTCACTGGGAGTTTCACAGATAGCTTCCCCTATGTAAATGTTATATGGCATATTCTCCAGCCAAGCTTTTAAAGGCAACAAATCACAGCTACAGTTCCAAGGGTTATCTTCCAGTTGCAATTCAACGACACGGCCAATGTGTTCCAGAACTCCGATATAGGGGAGCTTCTGGATTCTGTTCCCTCGTATGTCAAGATGGGTCAAAGAGGCAAATCGGAAAATGTTATCGGGAAGGAACGAAATCAGATTGTCATTAAGAATGAGAACCTTCAGTTTGTGGAGCTTATTGAAGGCTCCCCGTTCAATATACTTGATTAAATTGTAGTCAGCCTGGAGATACTCCAAGTTCTCTATGCCAAGGAAAGTGTCAGCTCGGAGAATCTTTAATTCATTGTTGTTCAAGTGCAACTGCTTTAATGCACTGAGCCCAAGAAAGGCTCCTCCCTCAATGTTCTGCAGTTTATTATTTCCCAGATGCAAGGAGACTGCATGTGAAAAATTCAGAAATGTATTTGGATAGAGgatatttaagaaattattttggaAATTGAGGTGATAAAAATTAGACCAAGGTGGTTTCAGCTGGTTTGGTCTGTAGACTGAAACCTTCTCACAGTTGACATAGAGCACATTTTCAACTGACACGCAGGAGCAAACATTGCAAATTTCCACTGATATGTCAGAATCTGCATTTGTCGAAGAAACCAGGGCTGACAAAATCAGAAAGAGCCAAAGAAACATCTTCTTGCATTCAGCAAACAACTTTATGCTTCTGAATAAAGAGaaataatctaaaaaataaaaaagaaaacattttttcaatgatcattatttgaaaaattcatttgaaGTTATTTGTGTCTAAATCATTCCGTAGTGAACACACGAGTGTATTCCTAGTATTGCTTTTttagggcactcaaaactccaagtGTTCACATTCAGTCATGTGAGAAAACCCACCAAAAAAGACATACATTTTATTTCCAAGCATATAGTTAATACAGAATTTTCATGTGCAGTGcatgaaaaaaaagcagaaaaaaaatggattgtTAGTAATATTAAACCTTAACTGTTTGACAACATttttatatgtatctatatatggaGCACCCAACTCTGCTCTGGAACACAAGCCTTAAGTTTTCCTTTTGTTGTCAACTCCAATACCAGAGCCCAGGCCATCAACTGTGTATCACAACAGTGTTTCAACTGAGGACTTTCTATTCTCTAGGTCTCCACTACACAGACAAGCTTAGTAGAGAAGATATTAGAGCTCAGGTTTAACAGAGGATGGCAATGGGTGAACTGAATTCCTATATAGGGTCTGGTTAAAATACGTAGGAGGAAGGCAGCCTTGAAGAGATTTGCCGTAACTCTCATTCACAGGTAAGCACATTTCCATGGATGAGTTCACTCCTGAACATCGCTGCCTTCAGAACAGCAGATAATCCTGCTAGAGTCTAGAAAAACTATGGATTATGGACTGCTCTGGCTTTGTTTTCAGGTAAATACATGCTTCTTAGTTTCCAGTCAGTTCTGTTACAAATGAGAGGGAAAGAAGCCTTTTGTCTTTGGGCTCCTGAAGGCAGGGAAGGAAGCTGCTTGCTTAGCTGATCCCCAAGCAGCCTTTCCACCCCCAGAAGCTGCTCTCCTGGTCCTCGCTCATGTCTGTATTTGCATTTTGAATCTATGTCTGATTGAGGCTTGGCTCAATTGCTTATCTCCTTCACTTTGACCATGGACTGTCACTGCTAAGGAAGAAGAGGCCACACACTGCAATCCTGAAGTAGTTTTATCTGCAGATCCAGATACACTTCAAATAGCATGTTTTTTCTCCTAAAATCATTAGTGCCCTCCCCAAACACACATATTACCACTTCATGTTTCTACTCAAAGCAAAGAATCACTTCTTGGTAGTTTAATCTTTAGCAAACCAATCCATTGCTGTGGCCTACTGCTTAAAAACTGCATACACACTCCTTAAatactgcacacacacatgcagatacaCAGCTTGTGCTTTatggaaaagatgaaaaagaacatAAAGAATGTGCATCCTAATGATGCAATTTTAGCCACGAGAGTCTTCCATTATGAACGAGAAGCTGGCTGCAATTTCAATATGGTTACCACACAAatttaatcaaataaataaaataatcagaaacACACAATGAGGTTAGTCTGCACAGAAAGAAGTGTCACACAGAAACTCCATTGTTTATTTTGCCCATGAGGAGTCAGCTAGTGATAAAAACCACATGTTTCCAGGTAGACAATCCATTAGCCATGACCCAGGAAGATTTGCATCTTAAGAACTATGGTTCATAATACAACCTGCAATACTGAGATGCTATTTGGCTGCCATGTAGACATGCAATCCCCCTATTCAGACTGACACTATGATtggcaatgcaaaaaaaaaatcataattcatGAGTATGACATCACCCAAACCAACTTTAATTGCAAAAGAAAAGATCATTTGATTTTTTACCTTGTTATGGATGTGGATTTGAAGAGCTATTTTGGTTCATTTGAGTCATTTCATTTTACTAACCACCCCCGCCCCTACCCAATaacaaagaaaccaaaaaacAATTAAGCTAAAccctaaaacaaagaaaaagcaacaaatatatattcttaaaaatttgaaaaaatgtcaATTCAGTACAAAAACAATAACCAGGTGCatcaacaaatcagaaaatgcaTAAGAAGCTGCCCTCTTCCTCATATTTCTGCTTTAAGTAGCAAGAGGGGGAAAAGCGCAAGGACGAGCTAGAAAGTTCCCAAATACAGCTCTGTGAATCAGAGAAAGCTGCAAGCTAAGCGGCTGGAGcaaaaggtgagagagagagagaagcagtggGTTCAAGAAGGACAGAGGGCATGGGGTCCTGAAAGGGCAGGAGACCACGGAGAAGTGAGGGACGGATCAAAACAGCCCAGAGAAGCGGGTTAGAGAGTGAAACGGACCACCGAATGCAAGCCAAAGAAACCGCACACTCACGTGGTGACACCAACACATGTACATTTAAAACcaggacagaaaaacaaaaaaaaaaaaaaaaacgcacgaAAGTACAAGTTGGGTACCCAAAACCACCTTCCCAAGGCTGCTGAGAGTGGCTGGTCTCCCTAtagtctgtctctccatctcgcTATGTGTGCCTGGCAGCATGTTTTGTTCCCAGTCGTCTTGGGTTGCACAAACCACCAATCCGGCATCCACCAGAGCGCCGCGGCAAGAGCTCTGCGCCCATGCTGAGGGTGAAGGCCTGCGGGGCAGACCGGTGGCGAGGGTGGGGAGGCCAAGCTGGCTCCTCCGTTCACAAGCTCAGAGCTGCAACAGTGCGTGTGTATGGGGGGGGGGGCGTAGGGAGAGGGGGGATTCCGCGTTGGAATCCTAGCGCCGCTGTCCCCCACTTCCCCGTGCGCTACCTCGAGGCGGTGGCGTCGCGGCCGGAGGGGACGTTGGCGCGGGTGCGTACCGCAATGTTTTGCCGCATCCTGGTGCCCGAAACCACCACACAGCCCCCTCCTGGGTCCCAGATCCGAGCAGCAGCCTCTGGGGCCGGGGAGTGGAGGCGAGCTACCACGCAGAATGTCGCGGGGCCCTTCAGCCCAGCTGCACACAGATTCCTTGGCGAGCTGCTGTCCCACACCGGGTAGCAGCGGTAGTTTCCGTCATCTCTCTAGACCCGGGCGTAAGGAGGGTGACTGGAAGAGATGGCCACCTCAGGCCCCAAGGGAGATGACACTGGGACGTCACGGACCGGTTTACCACATGCAGAATGATCCCGTGGCTGCCTGGCGGCCCAGGCTGTTGTTCCCTTCTTATGGTCGGGGAACACCATCCTCTCAACAAGCCAGAAAACAGCTCAACATTTCGGCACCCGGGAAAGTCCCGCAGGCAGAGCTCTCCTGGCTTTTGCGGGGCTTTTAAGTTACCCACCGGCTCCTCTTTCAGTATTCCCCAGCTTGCCGGATTCCAGCAATCTCTGACCAGCCCGCGGGCCACTGTCTCGAGTGTCAGATCCACGTCCGTGCACAGAGCCTGCGAATAGGGCACAGAAAACAAAGCCCAGCCCGGTGCAGCGGCCCCGACAGCGCCAGCAGCCCGAGCCCACGACACTTACTCCGCCGCCCCACTTCCCGGGGGGATAGAGCGGGGGTGGTGTATGATGCTAACGACACCCGGATCCTCCGAGTCTTTACAGCACGCGATCGCGTCGCGGACCAGCAAGTGGGAGGTGTGCGTGTGCCTTGGTTAGCCACCATGGACACTTCGGCCACTCAACGGACCCCAAAGCAACACAACCCAAACTAAAAATAATAAGCTACCTGCCCCCCGCGGCGCGCGCGCTCGCGCCAACAGACACATCCACGCGCGCACATCATTGCCGAGCCGAGCCGGGAAGAAGCAGAGCTTATGTCGGTGGAGCTAGCGCAGACCACGCTGGAAATTCACCCACCTCTAGAGCCTTGAGTCTGGTGCTGGGACCGGCGTCTGGGGACCCGCGCTGCAGTTTCAGCGCTGGTCTACGTGATCCGAAATCCAGCTCTTCCGCGCCCGCTGCCCGGTCAAACCCACCGAACAGCCCCAGCAGGCGAGCAAGCGGGCAGTGGCGCGCGCGCGTCCCCGGCCAGCCACCGCGCGCGCACCCAGCCCCTAGCACACGGGCTGCACCTTTACATACAcgcgccgaatccccgcccccgcccccgcccccctgCACAAAAGCAGCCCTCCCTCTGACACTCAACCACTTAGACCCCCGCACATTCCGGAGCCCCTGGTCCCTCCATCCTGACACCCCTTCTTGATTGCTCTTCAACCCACACAACCAGGAAGACCGAGTGCTTTCCTGCTGCGTCCGCCCCCTGTTTCGTCTGAAACACTCCCTAGGGAAGAGCGACCCCTTTCCTTGCATACAGAGACCCCAGTTCCCAATCACAAGCGCTAGCCTCCATCCCCCCACAGCACACACTTACactggaatcttttttttccccgaCATCCCcaaagaagaaacacacacacacacacacacacacacacacacatacacacacactgcgtTCCTTGGAAAGAAACGGAGAACCCAGGAAAAACCGGTGAAACATTTAAGAGCCTGGGGGGGAGGGAGTCTGAGAAAGCTAGTTAGGGTCGTCGAGTCAACAAGGAATTCTATAATTCCAGCACGGAGAGTGGTGAGTCACCAGCAATGACATTCAGATGCAACAATCGCATTCGGGTTTTGTATCCTGGGTATGATACCTTTGGCTAACTCACCCCGGCAGACAGAGGGCTCTGGGGATAGTTCTTGGCAGCGACGATCCCGCATGGAGCCTTCTTGGGACCAATTTCCTGGGATCTAGTAGTATTCGCACTCCCCCTACCTGTCTGTGAGTATGGGTCCAGGGATTTCAAGGCAAAAGTGTGAGGCTTTAGCCATAGTGATACCTGTAGGGAGCTTAGCAAAAGAtgcgttttttgtttttctctgtatctcggaACTCTTGGGGCCTTGGGTACAAAAATGGTTAAGAAGTATGGTTTAGAAGCCGGGGTGGGGACAAGCATTGGAGTAGTGGGTAGAGAGCTGTGGGATGGAGAGATGCAGCTCTGgaaaccaaaagaaacaaaaaaaaaaaaaaaaaaaggaaaagaaatgctttGGCTACTGAGCATGCCCAGTTCCCACCTTCAAACCCTATAAGGGAGGCACTGTGTGCGTTCCCACTTCTCTGGGCTTTGGTGGTGACCAGGAGGGGACTTTGGTTTGTAGAGGAGTGGTGGAGACTAGATAACTGGGTAGGCATAGGAGAGGAACGGGACTAAAAAGTCACTTCAACAGTCCCTGTCTGTATGAAAAGGCTTTAGTAGCCTGCTCTCAGATCTACAGGGGCTGCACATCCCTTGCCATCGATCATCCGGGCCTGTTCTTTACCCACTTGGTAGTGCTTGCTACTTCGGTGTAGCAGCAATGTCCCAAGAAAGGGCTAATGTTCAAACCGGTTGCCTGCAGAGTGGTAACATAGTCAGCCAGCTTGCTAAGCAAACAAATGGATCTGTGGAGGGGAGCTCAGGAGTTAGGATGTCTTGCCTGCATTTCAAATGCATGACTTTCCTAAACAAAAAGGGGCTTAAAAGGTGGTTTCATTCCCTGCTCCCTAGGCATCCTGGTTTCTCTGGTGCTTGGCTAAGAAAACAACTCCCTTTAGTTCCTGTCTGGGATCATTAACAGGTTTTAATTACACAGGGCCAAGTTATATATGGGAAGTATTTTTTCTGGCATTTCTGGAGTCTGTTCTTTCTCACATTTCAAGTAACAGTGCCTGTACCATTCCTTAAGGACCCAGGTTCTGCCCAGTTTACTTAGCCAAAATCCAGTAGTTGTAGGCACTGTAGGGTAAAGCCACTATCTGTAAATGCTTCCACCTAAAGCCAAACAACTCTTCAAACCAGAATTTGCCTGTATGCCTGAACTCCTGTGGTTAAACATTTACCCTAATTGGTTGATGTTGAAAGGCCCCAATTCCAGGCAACAAGTCCAATGGGCAAAAtgtttattacattatttatgaACAATGCCATATCTTCTATAAAGTCTGTagtgtttattcatgtacatatatacgtaaatttcttttttttgtcattttgtgaAACTACTTTCAGTTTATACACATGCAAATATTTGTTGGCTACAGCATGTATGCAGAAATACACGTGCAATGTTTAAGTGAATATTTAGACATTCATATTTCTTTATGACCTTGGTAAATGTTGCATCATTCATGAAGATCGCTTCTTTCACCCCCCAACTCCTCATTGCCTTGAAAAACGGCATCTTCTCCTTGAAAAACAACATAGAGGCAGAAACTGAGTGGGTAGCAGTGGTAAAATTGGCTGCATTCAATGTGAAATCCATTATGAAACAGGATTGCTTAAGAAAACACGGAAGGCCCTGTCCCTAACAACATGTGCTCCTGCAGCTTCTCTTAGTAAGGGGAACTGTATTCCCTTCATAGGTAACAGCTGCAGTATGTTGAAGAATTCCTATACTGTTGTACATTGGAACAAAACAGATCCTGCtaattaagaactcacatttgCATTATATCGCATAATGCAATTTGAAACTGGTAATGGATACCAAAACAAAAGAACACTTAGTCTAAATGCAAAAGACTCAGGAAG is drawn from Ochotona princeps isolate mOchPri1 chromosome X, mOchPri1.hap1, whole genome shotgun sequence and contains these coding sequences:
- the SLITRK4 gene encoding SLIT and NTRK-like protein 4 — translated: MFLWLFLILSALVSSTNADSDISVEICNVCSCVSVENVLYVNCEKVSVYRPNQLKPPWSNFYHLNFQNNFLNILYPNTFLNFSHAVSLHLGNNKLQNIEGGAFLGLSALKQLHLNNNELKILRADTFLGIENLEYLQADYNLIKYIERGAFNKLHKLKVLILNDNLISFLPDNIFRFASLTHLDIRGNRIQKLPYIGVLEHIGRVVELQLEDNPWNCSCDLLPLKAWLENMPYNIYIGEAICETPSDLYGRLLKETNKQELCPMGTGSDFDVRILPPSQLENGYTTPNGHTTQTSLHRLVTKPPKTTNPSKISGIVAGKSLSNRNLSQIVSYQTRVPPLTPCPAPCSCKTHPSDLGLSVNCQEKNIQSMSELIPKPLNAKKLHVNGNGIQDVDISDFTEFEGLDLLHLGSNQITMIKGDVFHNLTNLRRLYLNGNQIERLYPEIFSGLHNLQYLYLEYNLIKEILAGTFDSMPNLQLLYLNNNLLKSLPVYIFAGAPLARLNLRNNKFMYLPVSGVLDQLHSLTQIDLEGNPWDCTCDLVALKLWLEKLNEGIVVKELKCETPVQFANIELKSLKNEILCPKLLNKPSAPFTSPAPAITFSTPLGPFRSPPGGPVPLSILILSILVVLILTVFVAFCLLVFVLRRNKKPAAKHEGLGNPECGSVQLQLRKHDHKANKKDGLSTEAFIPQTIEQMSKSHTCGLKESETGFMFSDPPGQKVIMRNATDKEKDLLHMDSRKRLSTIDELDELFPSRDSNVFIQNFLESKKEYNSIGVSGFEIRYPEKQQDKKSKKSLIGGNHSKIVVEQRKSEYFELKAKLQSSPDYLQVLEEQTALNKI